One genomic region from Tripterygium wilfordii isolate XIE 37 chromosome 20, ASM1340144v1, whole genome shotgun sequence encodes:
- the LOC119986663 gene encoding universal stress protein PHOS32-like, whose product MAPTRTRSPSFSMRRSLSRVRSPSTRSKPFETDQTIEFLGKEGVDNYGFEGETRDGNKVMVVVDSTVEAKGALEWALAHTIQTQDSVVLLHVIKPSKQGPEYNKKLKLEAFEVLHSMKTICQTRRPGVQVEVAMQEGKEKGKIIVEEAEKQKVSLLVLGQRKRSMLWRFMKRWRGKQNNHGGFVEYCIQNASCMTIAVRRKGKKLGGYLITTKSHKNFWLLA is encoded by the exons atggcTCCTACACGTACCAGATCTCCAAGTTTCTCTATGAGGAGGTCTCTGTCTCGTGTTCGATCACCTTCGACTCGATCCAAACCCTTTGAAACTGATCAAACAATTGAGTTCTTGGGGAAGGAAGGAGTGGACAACTATGGATTTGAAGGGGAAACAAGAGATGGGAATAAGGTTATGGTGGTGGTTGATTCCACAGTTGAAGCTAAAGGTGCTCTTGAATGGGCTCTGGCTCACACTATTCAAACCCAGGACTCTGTTGTTCTTCTTCATGTCATTAAGCCATCCAAACAAG GTCCTGAGTATAACAAGAAGCTTAAGCTTGAGGCCTTTGAAGTTCTTCACTCCATGAAAACCATCTGTCAGACTAGGAGGCCAGGG GTGCAAGTTGAGGTAGCAATGCAGGAAGGGAAGGAGAAAGGGAAAATAATAGTGGAAGAAGCAGAGAAACAAAAGGTGTCCTTACTGGTGTTAGGGCAAAGAAAGAGATCAATGTTATGGAGATTCATGAAGAGATGGAGAGGCAAACAGAACAACCATGGTGGGTTTGTTGAGTATTGTATACAAAATGCTTCATGCATGACAATTGCAGTGagaagaaagggaaagaagCTTGGAGGTTACTTGATTACCACCAAAAGTCACAAGAATTTCTGGCTCTTGGCCTAA